In Escherichia ruysiae, a genomic segment contains:
- the caiA gene encoding crotonobetainyl-CoA dehydrogenase yields the protein MDFNLNDEQELFVAGIRELMASENWEAYFAECDRDSVYPERFVKALADMGIDSLLIPEEHGGLDAGFVTLAAVWMELGRLGAPTYVLYQLPGGFNTFLREGTQEQIDKIMAFRGTGKQMWNSAITEPGAGSDVGSLKTTYTRRNGKIYLNGSKCFITSSAYTPYIVVMARDGASPDKPVYTEWFVDMSKPGIKVTKLEKLGLRMDSCCEITFDDVELDEKDMFGREGNGFNRVKEEFDHERFLVALTNYGTAMCAFEDAARYANQRVQFGEAIGRFQLIQEKFAHMAIKLNSMKNMLYEAAWKADNGTITSGDAAMCKYFCANAAFEVVDSAMQVLGGVGIAGNHRISRFWRDLRVDRVSGGSDEMQILTLGRAVLKQYR from the coding sequence ATGGATTTTAATTTAAATGATGAGCAGGAACTGTTTGTCGCCGGTATCCGTGAACTGATGGCCAGTGAAAACTGGGAAGCCTATTTTGCCGAGTGCGACCGTGACAGCGTCTACCCGGAACGTTTTGTTAAAGCACTGGCGGATATGGGTATCGATAGCCTGCTGATCCCCGAAGAACACGGTGGTCTGGACGCAGGATTCGTCACCCTCGCCGCCGTGTGGATGGAACTGGGGCGTCTGGGGGCGCCAACCTACGTGCTGTACCAGTTGCCGGGTGGGTTTAACACCTTCCTGCGCGAAGGCACACAAGAGCAGATCGACAAGATTATGGCGTTCCGTGGCACGGGTAAGCAGATGTGGAACTCAGCGATTACCGAACCGGGCGCGGGCTCCGACGTGGGTAGCCTGAAAACGACTTATACCCGTAGAAATGGTAAGATTTATCTTAATGGTAGTAAGTGTTTTATTACCAGCAGCGCCTACACCCCGTACATCGTGGTGATGGCGCGCGACGGTGCTTCTCCGGACAAACCTGTCTACACCGAATGGTTTGTTGATATGAGCAAACCGGGCATCAAAGTGACCAAACTTGAGAAGCTCGGTCTGCGTATGGATAGCTGCTGTGAAATCACCTTTGACGATGTGGAACTGGACGAGAAAGACATGTTCGGTCGGGAAGGTAACGGCTTTAACCGCGTGAAAGAAGAGTTCGACCACGAACGTTTCCTGGTAGCCCTCACCAACTACGGTACGGCGATGTGCGCCTTTGAAGATGCGGCGCGCTACGCCAATCAGCGAGTGCAGTTTGGCGAGGCTATTGGTCGTTTCCAGTTGATTCAGGAAAAATTCGCCCACATGGCGATCAAATTAAACTCCATGAAAAACATGCTGTATGAAGCAGCGTGGAAAGCAGACAACGGCACCATCACCTCTGGCGATGCTGCGATGTGCAAATACTTCTGCGCCAATGCGGCATTTGAAGTGGTGGACAGCGCAATGCAGGTGCTGGGCGGCGTCGGGATTGCGGGTAACCACCGCATCAGCCGCTTCTGGCGTGACCTGCG